One Anaerobacillus alkaliphilus DNA window includes the following coding sequences:
- the speD gene encoding adenosylmethionine decarboxylase: MDTMGRHVIAELWGCDVEKLNNISFIEQLFVDAALEAGAEVREVAFHKFAPHGVSGVVIISESHLTIHSFPEHGYASIDVYTCGDRIDPNVASDYISKGLGAKTVEHVQVPRGMGPIRVGKLEVTSLKS; this comes from the coding sequence ATGGATACAATGGGTCGTCATGTCATAGCAGAATTATGGGGCTGTGATGTAGAAAAGTTGAATAATATCAGTTTTATTGAGCAATTATTTGTTGATGCAGCATTAGAAGCTGGTGCTGAAGTAAGAGAGGTTGCTTTTCACAAGTTTGCACCTCATGGTGTAAGTGGTGTAGTTATAATCTCTGAGTCACATTTAACAATACACAGTTTTCCTGAACATGGTTATGCGAGTATTGATGTATATACATGTGGTGATCGTATTGACCCTAATGTGGCATCTGATTATATTTCGAAAGGACTTGGAGCCAAAACAGTAGAGCATGTTCAAGTGCCTAGAGGAATGGGTCCAATCCGTGTAGGAAAACTAGAGGTAACTTCATTAAAATCGTAA
- a CDS encoding glyceraldehyde-3-phosphate dehydrogenase: protein MKAKVAINGFGRIGRMVFRKAILDNKLELVAINASYPAETLAHLIKYDSIHGEFMGEVKAETDDTLTVNGKKIQLISERDPKKLPWKELNVDIVIEATGKFKSKETAGYHLEAGAKKVVITAPGKNEDITIVMGVNDHKYNHEKHNIISNASCTTNCLAPVAKVIHEKFGIESGLMTTIHSYTNDQKNIDNPHKDLRRARACGQSIIPTTTGAAKALSLVLPELEGKMNGLSLRVPTPNVSLVDLVATVEKDITIEEINEALKEAANGSLKGILGFTMEPLVSIDFNGNENSSIIDGLSTMVIGKRQIKVLAWYDNEWGYSCRVVDLVNYVASEIVKHSEIGVS, encoded by the coding sequence ATGAAAGCGAAAGTAGCAATTAATGGGTTTGGAAGAATTGGGAGAATGGTGTTTCGTAAGGCAATTCTTGATAATAAATTAGAACTTGTTGCAATTAATGCGAGTTATCCTGCAGAGACCCTTGCTCACTTAATTAAATATGATAGTATCCATGGCGAGTTTATGGGGGAAGTGAAAGCTGAAACTGATGATACACTCACTGTTAATGGAAAAAAAATACAGTTAATCAGCGAACGTGATCCTAAGAAATTACCTTGGAAAGAGCTAAACGTTGATATTGTAATTGAAGCTACTGGGAAATTTAAATCGAAAGAAACAGCAGGTTATCATCTTGAGGCTGGTGCTAAGAAGGTAGTTATAACTGCCCCTGGAAAAAATGAGGACATTACAATTGTGATGGGTGTTAATGACCATAAATATAACCATGAGAAACACAACATTATTTCGAACGCTTCATGTACAACAAATTGCTTAGCTCCAGTTGCAAAGGTAATTCATGAAAAGTTTGGTATTGAAAGCGGTTTAATGACAACCATTCATTCGTACACAAATGACCAAAAAAATATAGATAATCCACATAAAGATTTACGCAGAGCAAGAGCTTGTGGTCAATCAATTATTCCGACTACGACAGGAGCTGCAAAAGCTTTATCATTAGTATTACCTGAATTAGAAGGGAAAATGAACGGGCTATCCCTTCGTGTACCAACCCCAAACGTATCGCTTGTGGATTTGGTTGCTACTGTTGAAAAGGACATAACAATTGAAGAGATTAATGAAGCACTAAAAGAAGCTGCAAACGGCTCATTAAAAGGTATCCTTGGCTTTACAATGGAACCACTAGTGTCAATTGACTTTAATGGTAATGAAAACTCTTCAATAATTGATGGTTTATCAACAATGGTAATAGGGAAAAGACAAATTAAAGTATTGGCTTGGTATGACAATGAGTGGGGGTACTCTTGTCGAGTAGTTGACTTAGTAAATTATGTGGCAAGTGAGATCGTAAAGCACTCAGAAATTGGGGTTTCTTAA
- the coaE gene encoding dephospho-CoA kinase (Dephospho-CoA kinase (CoaE) performs the final step in coenzyme A biosynthesis.), with translation MIIGLTGGIASGKSTVSKMLTDIGIPVVDADVIAREVVEIGEPAYEKIIETFGADILAFDRNLDRKKLGTIVFNNEKQRLALNEIVHPAIRKRMKDRVAQWQEKGYRTIVLDIPLLFESKLTSMVEKIIVVYVDEELQLERLKLRDQFTDQEAMARISSQMPLQDKILLADEVIHNHGSIAESKDQLLSILRKWDCI, from the coding sequence ATGATTATTGGATTAACCGGTGGAATTGCTAGTGGAAAAAGTACAGTATCAAAAATGCTAACAGATATTGGTATACCTGTTGTAGATGCAGATGTAATTGCTCGTGAAGTTGTGGAAATAGGAGAGCCAGCTTATGAAAAAATCATTGAAACATTTGGAGCTGATATCTTAGCTTTTGATCGGAACTTGGATCGAAAAAAATTAGGGACAATTGTCTTTAATAATGAAAAACAGCGTTTAGCACTAAATGAAATTGTACATCCGGCTATTCGAAAAAGAATGAAGGACAGAGTCGCACAATGGCAGGAAAAGGGGTATCGGACAATTGTTTTAGATATTCCACTTTTATTTGAAAGTAAATTAACATCAATGGTTGAGAAAATAATTGTTGTGTACGTTGATGAAGAATTACAGCTTGAGCGTTTAAAGTTAAGAGATCAATTTACTGATCAGGAAGCCATGGCACGAATAAGTTCACAAATGCCTTTGCAAGATAAAATTCTCCTCGCTGATGAAGTTATTCATAATCATGGTTCCATTGCTGAGTCAAAAGATCAATTATTAAGTATTTTAAGAAAATGGGACTGTATATAA
- the ytaF gene encoding sporulation membrane protein YtaF, whose protein sequence is MVEILSLLLLALAVSLDSFGVGLTYGLRKMKLPFKSLLFIASCSAVSILVAMTIGNMIVKYLSPSIAESIGGLILIMIGAWALYQIYRPAKRDEKNKEDDVIVNFEIKVLGVVIKILRKPMVADFDNSGTITGREAFFLGIALSLDAFGAGIGAALIGFSPWFMAASVAIMSALCVTLGMKSGYFFSDSKIMHKFSFIPGLLLIIIGIIRL, encoded by the coding sequence ATGGTTGAAATTCTTTCCTTACTTTTATTAGCGTTGGCAGTAAGTCTCGATAGCTTTGGAGTTGGGCTAACCTATGGCCTAAGGAAGATGAAGCTTCCTTTTAAGTCTTTGCTGTTTATTGCTTCATGCTCGGCGGTGTCTATTCTTGTTGCCATGACTATTGGTAACATGATTGTCAAATACTTATCACCAAGTATTGCAGAGTCTATTGGTGGCTTGATTTTGATAATGATTGGAGCATGGGCTCTTTATCAGATTTATCGACCAGCGAAAAGAGATGAAAAGAATAAGGAAGACGACGTAATAGTTAATTTTGAGATTAAAGTTTTAGGAGTAGTAATAAAAATTTTGAGAAAACCAATGGTTGCAGACTTTGATAATTCAGGAACAATTACTGGTAGAGAAGCTTTTTTTCTAGGGATTGCCCTTTCATTAGACGCATTTGGAGCAGGGATTGGGGCTGCATTGATTGGATTTTCCCCTTGGTTTATGGCAGCAAGTGTCGCAATTATGAGTGCTCTATGCGTAACACTTGGGATGAAAAGTGGCTATTTCTTTTCAGATTCAAAAATAATGCATAAGTTTTCATTTATACCAGGCTTATTACTGATTATCATAGGGATTATTCGTTTGTAA
- the mutM gene encoding DNA-formamidopyrimidine glycosylase, with translation MPELPEVETVKRTLQQLVVGKTIQEITVHWGKIIKRPDDVAEFCHLLIGQTIRGVERRAKFLKIILDNYVIVSHLRMEGRYGLHEKEEEIDKHTHVIFSFTDGTQLRYRDVRKFGTMHLFLKGEEDISLPLTQLGIEPFDEKFKPSTLKEVFKDSNRKVKVTLLDQTKLVGLGNIYVDEALYRSGIYPERVGKDLTEKEVKRLHKEIKATLQEAIDLGGSSVKSYVNGQGEMGMFQQQLFVYGRKGEPCKACGTAIEKIVVGGRGTHFCPKCQKK, from the coding sequence ATGCCGGAATTACCAGAGGTTGAGACAGTTAAAAGAACGTTACAACAGTTAGTTGTCGGAAAAACGATTCAAGAGATCACTGTTCACTGGGGGAAGATCATTAAAAGACCAGATGATGTTGCAGAATTTTGTCACTTATTAATTGGTCAGACCATTAGGGGAGTTGAAAGAAGAGCAAAATTCTTGAAAATCATCCTTGATAATTATGTCATTGTATCTCACCTTCGTATGGAAGGGCGTTATGGTTTACACGAAAAGGAAGAAGAAATTGATAAACATACACATGTTATTTTTTCGTTCACTGATGGAACTCAGTTACGCTATCGTGATGTAAGAAAATTTGGTACAATGCACCTCTTCCTTAAAGGGGAAGAGGATATCAGTCTTCCTTTAACTCAGTTAGGAATTGAACCTTTTGATGAGAAATTTAAGCCTAGCACCTTAAAGGAAGTGTTTAAGGACTCTAATCGCAAAGTAAAGGTAACCTTATTAGATCAAACTAAGTTGGTCGGACTAGGAAACATTTACGTAGATGAAGCACTTTATCGTTCTGGAATTTATCCAGAACGTGTTGGAAAGGACTTAACAGAAAAAGAGGTAAAAAGACTTCATAAAGAAATAAAGGCTACGCTTCAAGAAGCTATAGATTTAGGTGGTAGCTCTGTGAAGTCTTATGTTAATGGTCAAGGAGAAATGGGCATGTTCCAACAACAATTATTTGTTTACGGTAGAAAAGGTGAGCCTTGTAAAGCTTGTGGAACGGCAATAGAAAAAATTGTTGTAGGTGGAAGAGGAACCCACTTTTGTCCGAAATGCCAAAAGAAATAA
- the polA gene encoding DNA polymerase I, producing the protein MIDGNSIAYRAFFALPLLNNDKGVYTNAVYGFTTMLLKVIEEEKPTHLLVAFDAGKTTFRHKTFQEYKGGRQKTPPELSEQFPLIRELLDAFNVKRYEIENYEADDIIGTLAKEVSEQEDWEVKIYSGDKDLLQLVSEKVTVALTRKGISNVDTYDETFVLEKYGINPKQIIDMKGLMGDPSDNIPGVPGIGEKTAIKLLKEFGSVEKLLESIDLVSGKKLKENLTENKEKAVMSKELATIYCEVPITIPRDELVFGEYDEQKVISLFKELDFQSLLDRFDFDETELVEEIEALDFTIANEITDEMLTKESAIVVEVLDENYHQADIIGLAIVNENGRYYIPTEMAIASDTFKEWAKDKEAKKAIFDAKRAVVALGWKGIELEGINFDLLIASYILDPSASSHEVADIANRKGKRIVSLDEAIYGKGAKRSIPDRDIVAEHLVKKANTVYTLREEVCEELTANQLNELFYDLEMPLTIILGKMEMTGVKVDVEQLRLMGEDLGEQLKNLEKEIHSLAGIEFNINSPKQLGEVLFEKLNLPVLKKTKTGASTSADVLEKLADKHEVIPSILHYRQLGKLNSTYIEGLLKVVHQDTAKIHTMFNQALTQTGRLSSTEPNLQNIPIRLEEGRKIRKAFIPSSPDWIIFAADYSQIELRVLAHIANDETLIDAFNNGMDIHTRTAMDVFHVEKDAVTDLMRRHAKAVNFGIVYGISDYGLSQSLGITRKEAGSFIERYLESFPGVRDYMDNIVQEAREKGFVTTLLHRRRFLPEITSRNFNLRSFAERTAMNTPIQGTAADIIKKAMVNIALRIEAEGLEAKLLLQVHDELIFEAPKQELDKLKLIVPEVMESAIDLKVPLKVEYAYGSSWYDAK; encoded by the coding sequence ATGATTGATGGTAATAGTATTGCATATCGTGCTTTTTTTGCTTTACCACTGTTAAATAATGATAAAGGTGTTTATACAAATGCTGTATACGGTTTTACAACGATGCTGCTAAAAGTAATTGAGGAAGAAAAACCAACTCACCTGTTAGTTGCCTTTGACGCTGGGAAAACAACATTTCGTCACAAAACTTTCCAAGAATATAAAGGAGGAAGACAAAAAACTCCACCAGAACTTTCTGAGCAATTTCCTCTAATAAGAGAGCTATTAGATGCTTTTAATGTAAAACGCTATGAAATTGAAAACTACGAGGCTGATGACATCATCGGTACCTTAGCGAAAGAAGTTAGTGAACAAGAAGATTGGGAAGTGAAAATCTACTCTGGTGATAAAGACCTGCTTCAACTTGTTTCCGAAAAAGTAACAGTCGCATTAACTAGAAAAGGAATTTCTAATGTAGATACATATGATGAAACATTCGTTTTAGAGAAATATGGCATCAACCCAAAACAAATTATTGATATGAAAGGCTTAATGGGTGATCCTTCCGATAACATCCCTGGAGTACCGGGGATTGGTGAAAAAACAGCAATTAAGCTTTTAAAAGAGTTTGGTTCTGTTGAGAAGCTGCTCGAGTCAATTGATTTAGTCTCAGGGAAAAAGCTAAAGGAAAACCTCACAGAAAATAAAGAAAAGGCTGTTATGAGTAAGGAGCTTGCTACAATTTATTGTGAGGTTCCAATTACGATCCCAAGAGACGAATTAGTCTTTGGGGAATATGATGAACAGAAAGTTATCTCCTTGTTTAAAGAGCTAGACTTTCAATCATTATTAGATCGTTTTGACTTTGATGAGACAGAACTAGTCGAGGAAATAGAAGCGCTTGATTTTACAATTGCTAACGAAATAACGGACGAGATGCTTACAAAGGAGTCGGCAATTGTAGTGGAAGTGTTAGATGAAAACTATCACCAAGCTGATATCATTGGTCTAGCAATTGTTAATGAAAATGGACGTTATTACATTCCTACAGAAATGGCTATAGCGAGCGACACTTTTAAAGAGTGGGCGAAAGATAAAGAAGCCAAAAAAGCGATATTCGATGCAAAACGTGCGGTTGTTGCCCTTGGATGGAAGGGAATTGAACTAGAGGGTATTAACTTTGATCTTCTAATTGCTTCCTATATTCTTGATCCATCAGCTTCTTCCCATGAAGTAGCAGACATTGCTAATCGCAAAGGTAAACGAATCGTCTCTTTAGATGAAGCTATTTATGGAAAAGGTGCAAAACGCAGTATACCAGATCGAGATATAGTAGCTGAGCATCTTGTGAAAAAGGCAAACACAGTCTACACATTAAGAGAAGAAGTTTGTGAAGAGTTAACAGCAAATCAACTAAATGAACTTTTTTACGATTTAGAAATGCCGTTGACGATTATTCTAGGAAAAATGGAAATGACAGGTGTGAAAGTTGACGTTGAACAATTGCGGTTGATGGGAGAAGACTTAGGGGAACAATTGAAAAACCTTGAAAAAGAAATACATAGTCTTGCTGGAATTGAATTTAACATCAACTCTCCAAAGCAGCTAGGCGAAGTCCTTTTTGAGAAACTTAATTTACCTGTGCTCAAAAAAACAAAAACAGGAGCTTCTACATCAGCAGATGTATTAGAAAAGTTAGCGGACAAGCATGAGGTCATTCCGAGTATATTGCATTACCGTCAATTAGGAAAACTAAACTCAACCTACATTGAGGGACTATTGAAGGTTGTCCATCAAGATACAGCAAAAATTCATACGATGTTTAATCAAGCACTGACTCAAACCGGCCGGTTGAGTTCGACTGAACCGAACTTACAAAACATTCCGATTCGCTTAGAAGAAGGAAGGAAAATAAGAAAAGCATTTATACCATCAAGTCCTGACTGGATTATTTTCGCTGCTGATTATTCACAAATTGAATTAAGGGTACTAGCTCATATTGCAAATGATGAAACGCTAATAGATGCTTTCAATAATGGGATGGATATTCATACGAGAACAGCTATGGACGTTTTTCACGTTGAAAAAGATGCTGTGACAGATCTAATGCGACGTCATGCTAAAGCGGTTAACTTCGGGATCGTATATGGAATTAGTGATTACGGATTATCACAAAGTTTAGGAATTACTCGAAAAGAAGCAGGCAGTTTTATTGAAAGATATTTAGAAAGTTTTCCTGGTGTAAGGGATTATATGGATAATATTGTTCAAGAAGCAAGGGAGAAGGGGTTTGTAACGACACTTCTCCACCGCCGAAGATTTTTACCAGAGATTACTAGCCGTAACTTTAATTTACGGAGTTTCGCAGAACGCACAGCTATGAACACACCAATTCAAGGGACAGCTGCTGATATCATAAAAAAAGCAATGGTAAATATTGCGTTAAGAATTGAAGCAGAAGGTCTAGAGGCAAAGTTACTTTTACAAGTACACGATGAATTGATCTTTGAAGCCCCGAAACAAGAGTTGGATAAATTAAAACTGATCGTACCAGAAGTAATGGAATCGGCGATTGACTTAAAAGTACCATTAAAAGTCGAATATGCCTACGGCAGCTCTTGGTATGATGCGAAGTAG
- the hflC gene encoding protease modulator HflC, which produces MTDKIIDFSERKPTDDWKKYTKLGILLVVVIGLLMLLLTNIFIVHQGQFKVVRQFGEVVRVEQDPGLKFKVPFIQSVSTLTKKQMILDVEPTEINTRDKKRILVDNYAIWRIDDPQQMIGSAQTIDRAETIMMNFIYSVIRAELGQLDYDEIINEEKSSRGSFNDRVLERVNELLARDNYGISVTDVRMKRTDLPEENEQAVYRRMISERNSIAQDYLSQGDAEANRIRANTDREVKEIVAKANADANVIIAEGEAGAAQIYNQSFGRDVEFYNLYRTLLSYEKTIDDQTVIVLPADAPYARILMGYSN; this is translated from the coding sequence ATGACCGATAAAATTATTGATTTTAGTGAAAGAAAACCAACGGATGATTGGAAAAAATATACGAAACTAGGAATATTGTTAGTAGTAGTTATTGGCTTGCTTATGTTATTACTTACTAATATTTTTATTGTACATCAAGGTCAGTTTAAGGTTGTAAGACAATTTGGTGAGGTAGTTCGAGTTGAACAAGACCCAGGGTTGAAGTTTAAAGTTCCTTTTATCCAGTCGGTTTCTACGTTAACGAAAAAACAAATGATATTAGACGTAGAACCAACTGAAATTAATACTCGAGACAAAAAGAGAATTCTAGTTGATAATTATGCGATTTGGCGAATTGATGATCCTCAACAAATGATAGGTAGTGCACAAACAATCGATCGTGCAGAAACAATTATGATGAATTTTATTTATTCAGTCATTCGAGCAGAATTAGGTCAGTTGGATTATGATGAAATTATTAATGAAGAAAAATCTTCTCGAGGTAGCTTTAACGACCGCGTATTAGAACGAGTGAATGAACTCTTAGCTCGTGATAATTATGGTATCTCAGTTACTGACGTGAGAATGAAGCGTACAGATTTACCAGAGGAGAATGAGCAAGCTGTATATCGCCGAATGATTTCTGAGCGTAACTCTATTGCTCAAGATTACTTATCTCAGGGGGATGCAGAAGCTAATCGTATCCGTGCAAATACAGACCGTGAAGTGAAAGAGATTGTTGCAAAAGCAAATGCTGATGCAAACGTAATTATTGCTGAAGGGGAAGCAGGAGCAGCCCAAATCTATAATCAGTCATTTGGTAGAGATGTAGAGTTCTATAATTTATATCGAACATTATTGAGTTATGAGAAGACGATTGATGATCAAACGGTAATTGTCCTACCTGCTGATGCTCCATACGCTCGTATTCTTATGGGGTACAGTAATTAA
- the hflK gene encoding FtsH protease activity modulator HflK, producing MVTVKQIIVGFLSLIGIAILALFLTTGWYIVDESEQAALITFGKVDEHITEPGLKFKLPWPIQKVEILSRGTFTTTVGYDETNGQVVEYRDEAKMITGDENILLADLVVQWRITNPEKFLFNSNNPEQILFSATSASLRGVIGSSRIDDALTDQRPAIEAHVWDYLVDLIESYDIGISVMDVKLQDVELPTEEVRRAFTEVTDAREERLTKINEANKYRNQKMNEAKGEQDAIISRAEGTRTERLERARGDVARFDALYNEYLINPEVTRTRLVLETLERVLPNTEIYIMDSSSDTVKYLPIRSLERTTEVNPPATTTSRQGSGN from the coding sequence ATGGTAACAGTGAAGCAAATTATCGTCGGCTTCCTTTCACTCATTGGAATCGCAATTTTAGCTCTGTTCTTAACGACTGGTTGGTATATAGTTGATGAGTCTGAACAGGCAGCACTAATTACTTTTGGTAAGGTTGATGAACATATTACAGAACCAGGATTAAAGTTTAAGTTGCCTTGGCCAATTCAAAAAGTAGAAATCCTCTCAAGAGGTACGTTTACCACTACGGTGGGTTATGATGAAACAAATGGTCAGGTAGTAGAATATCGTGATGAAGCAAAAATGATTACAGGGGATGAGAATATCTTGCTAGCGGACTTAGTAGTTCAATGGCGAATTACAAATCCAGAGAAATTCCTATTTAATTCTAATAACCCTGAGCAAATTTTATTTAGTGCAACCTCAGCATCGCTCCGTGGTGTAATCGGGAGTTCTCGCATTGATGATGCTTTAACAGATCAGAGACCTGCAATAGAAGCTCACGTTTGGGATTATCTTGTTGATCTGATTGAATCTTATGATATTGGTATTTCAGTTATGGATGTAAAACTTCAAGATGTTGAATTACCTACTGAAGAAGTACGTCGTGCTTTTACCGAAGTTACTGATGCTCGTGAGGAACGTTTGACTAAGATAAACGAAGCAAATAAATATCGTAACCAAAAGATGAATGAGGCAAAAGGTGAACAGGATGCTATCATCTCAAGGGCAGAAGGAACGAGAACGGAGCGTTTAGAGCGTGCTCGTGGTGATGTAGCTAGATTTGATGCCCTTTATAATGAGTATCTAATTAACCCTGAAGTAACGAGAACTCGTTTGGTATTAGAGACCTTAGAAAGAGTTCTACCTAATACAGAAATTTATATTATGGACAGTAGTTCTGACACTGTGAAATATCTACCAATTCGTTCACTAGAAAGAACGACTGAGGTAAATCCACCCGCAACGACAACTTCACGACAAGGGAGTGGAAATTAA
- the pnpS gene encoding two-component system histidine kinase PnpS has protein sequence MHKYRNKLTISLLIAIFFVLVGLGLLLGQLFKEFYFEQLSERVSKEAKIVAISILETGLDHTDLGTIVNDMGDQLASRITVITATGEVIAETATDKKQMENHLNRPEIIQVREEGEGQAIRFSDTVGADLLFYAVPLLEREEIIGYVRLGLPIHLLDEVHKKVWGLLLFSFSIAFLVIMLLSSRITNELAKPIEEATSVANQLAKGNFKVRASHGKNDETGQLSRSLNVLAQNLDEVTKTYKAQQERLETLIENMGSGLVLINYKGEISIINKSCKTIFQEDVEHWLHKVYHNVIPHKQIVKIVQEIFLTEKGQRKQIILPIQLEMRHFDVYGAPIISSGEKERLKGIVLVFHDITELKRLEQMRKDFVANVSHELKTPVTSVKGFTETLLDGAAEDEALRNRFLKIIWDESERLQSLIQDLLDLSKIEQSKFQLNWQRVDLSMLTDDIIVMLSNKAEEKGIMLSKTKEGSGVIEGDPLRIKQIMINLINNAITYTQKGGRIDVFIQEYSDKVYFSVKDTGIGISKEEIPRVFERFYRVDRARSRNSGGTGLGLAIVKHLVEAHNGEIVVESEVGKGTAFTIKFNKNQLK, from the coding sequence ATGCATAAATATAGAAATAAGCTTACGATCTCTTTATTGATTGCCATATTTTTTGTATTAGTTGGTTTGGGTCTATTACTGGGGCAACTGTTTAAAGAGTTTTATTTTGAACAGCTTAGTGAGCGCGTATCTAAGGAAGCCAAAATCGTGGCAATAAGTATACTGGAAACTGGATTAGATCATACCGATTTAGGAACTATCGTTAATGATATGGGGGATCAATTAGCCTCAAGAATAACAGTAATAACAGCAACAGGAGAAGTAATCGCTGAAACTGCCACAGACAAAAAACAAATGGAAAACCACCTTAATAGGCCAGAGATTATTCAGGTCCGAGAAGAGGGGGAAGGGCAAGCAATAAGATTTAGTGATACAGTTGGTGCAGATCTTCTCTTTTACGCTGTTCCTCTTCTTGAAAGAGAAGAAATCATTGGATATGTCCGTTTAGGCTTACCCATTCACCTTTTAGATGAAGTTCATAAAAAAGTTTGGGGATTGTTACTTTTTAGTTTCTCCATAGCATTTTTAGTTATCATGCTTTTAAGTTCGAGGATTACGAATGAATTGGCCAAGCCAATTGAAGAGGCAACCTCAGTAGCCAATCAGTTAGCTAAAGGAAACTTTAAAGTTCGAGCTTCTCATGGGAAAAATGATGAAACTGGCCAATTAAGTCGTTCACTTAATGTATTAGCCCAAAATCTAGACGAAGTCACAAAAACATATAAGGCACAACAAGAACGTCTGGAAACGCTGATTGAAAATATGGGTAGTGGACTAGTCTTAATTAACTATAAAGGTGAAATAAGTATTATAAATAAATCCTGTAAAACAATTTTTCAAGAAGATGTTGAACATTGGCTTCATAAAGTTTATCACAACGTGATACCGCATAAACAAATCGTAAAAATTGTACAAGAGATTTTTTTGACTGAAAAGGGACAAAGAAAACAAATCATTTTGCCAATTCAATTAGAAATGCGTCACTTTGATGTATACGGAGCACCTATTATTAGTAGTGGGGAAAAAGAGAGATTAAAGGGAATCGTCCTAGTTTTTCACGATATAACTGAATTAAAAAGACTAGAACAGATGCGTAAAGATTTTGTAGCAAATGTTTCCCATGAATTAAAAACACCTGTAACTTCTGTTAAAGGCTTTACTGAAACGTTATTAGACGGTGCAGCAGAGGATGAAGCTTTACGTAATCGCTTCCTGAAAATCATCTGGGATGAAAGTGAAAGACTTCAAAGTTTAATTCAGGATTTATTAGACTTATCAAAAATTGAACAAAGCAAGTTTCAGCTTAATTGGCAACGTGTGGATTTAAGTATGTTAACTGATGATATTATTGTCATGTTAAGTAATAAAGCTGAAGAAAAAGGTATCATGTTATCAAAGACGAAAGAAGGCTCAGGTGTTATTGAAGGTGACCCGTTACGTATCAAACAAATCATGATTAACCTAATAAATAACGCTATTACCTATACTCAAAAAGGTGGACGAATTGATGTGTTCATTCAAGAGTATAGTGATAAAGTATATTTTTCAGTAAAGGACACAGGGATTGGCATCAGTAAAGAAGAGATACCAAGAGTATTTGAACGGTTTTACAGAGTTGATCGAGCAAGAAGTCGAAATTCAGGTGGAACTGGATTAGGTCTGGCAATTGTGAAGCATTTGGTTGAAGCACATAACGGAGAAATTGTTGTTGAAAGTGAAGTGGGTAAAGGTACAGCATTTACTATTAAATTTAATAAAAACCAGTTAAAATAA
- a CDS encoding response regulator transcription factor: MNQRLLVVDDEESIVTLLQFNLEQAGYDVVTAMDGKTAFEKAKDGNFDLIILDLMIPELDGLEVCKQLRQNKISTPILMLTAKDDEFDKVLGLELGADDYMTKPFSPREVVARIRAILRRVTPIQEEKLTDTKVVAIKIGEVEIFSENYEVFYQGNQLELTPKEFELLLYLATNKGRVLTRDQLLNAVWNYEFVGDTRIVDVHISHLREKIEPNTKKPIYIKTIRGLGYKLEEPQLNA, translated from the coding sequence ATGAATCAAAGATTATTAGTTGTAGACGATGAAGAATCTATTGTAACACTGCTACAGTTTAATTTAGAACAAGCTGGATATGATGTCGTTACAGCGATGGATGGTAAAACTGCTTTTGAAAAAGCGAAAGATGGCAATTTTGATTTAATAATCTTAGATTTAATGATACCTGAATTAGATGGTCTAGAGGTATGTAAGCAATTAAGACAAAATAAAATTAGCACGCCAATTTTAATGCTTACTGCCAAAGATGATGAATTTGATAAAGTGCTAGGATTAGAATTAGGTGCTGACGATTATATGACGAAACCATTTAGTCCTAGAGAAGTAGTGGCTAGAATTCGAGCGATACTTCGTCGGGTAACTCCAATTCAAGAAGAAAAACTAACAGATACAAAGGTAGTAGCGATAAAAATAGGGGAAGTTGAAATATTCTCCGAAAACTATGAGGTTTTTTATCAGGGTAACCAGCTTGAATTAACTCCAAAAGAGTTTGAATTGCTATTATATCTTGCAACAAATAAAGGCCGAGTATTAACTAGAGATCAACTATTAAATGCTGTTTGGAACTACGAGTTTGTTGGTGATACGAGAATTGTAGATGTTCATATAAGTCATTTGCGGGAGAAAATAGAACCAAATACAAAAAAACCAATATACATCAAAACAATTCGTGGATTAGGCTATAAGCTAGAGGAGCCTCAATTGAATGCATAA